A genomic region of Salinibacterium sp. NK8237 contains the following coding sequences:
- a CDS encoding serine/threonine-protein kinase, which translates to MRRAPSTPPELRGYTFVKLLGSGGFSDVFLYDQHLPKRRVAVKVLLTEDLAPATRASFVAEANLMAQLSAHPYIVSIFHADVAADDRPYFVMEYCSGPSLAERYKSEPLPVTDVLRVGIRVSGAVATAHAAGILHRDIKPANVLTNDYGWPALTDFGISSALDEDIPLHTSSRSPLTEESGSTTGASIGMSVPWSPPEMFEDDPNPDVRADVFSLAATLYTLLAGHTPFEVRGRSNGALDLIGRIERGLITPLTRDDVPASLLAVLRKGMASRRDDRFATALDFARALQRVELELGYAPTTVDVPNLAVDQVTHSGTDAGDDDATRARGVATIDAQPASATLKSFEKPPQIPLAGSGSSADETQLRGAPHRVVQPPQPELGETVVRRRPAADPVADVTTEPFELTNASAATEKAPPSRRKAATWIIGGVAVVLGGAVAIAVLVTNPVSTELPPVSAPTAAPTSAVVETVPTPVLVSAEESAGSVTFTIDNPAAEEGDRIIWKRVGRESEPVRQSDNGVIPVDGYVAGSTLCIDVRIVRAGTESANPLEACFPE; encoded by the coding sequence GTGCGTCGGGCCCCGTCAACACCGCCTGAGCTGCGGGGTTATACCTTTGTGAAGCTCCTGGGGTCTGGTGGCTTCAGCGACGTTTTTCTGTACGATCAGCACCTGCCCAAGCGCCGCGTTGCCGTAAAAGTGTTGCTGACCGAAGATCTTGCTCCGGCGACTCGAGCATCGTTTGTCGCCGAGGCAAACCTGATGGCTCAATTGTCAGCCCACCCTTACATCGTCTCCATTTTTCACGCGGATGTTGCCGCCGACGATCGTCCCTACTTCGTGATGGAGTACTGCTCAGGGCCGAGCCTGGCGGAACGCTACAAGAGTGAACCGCTCCCCGTGACCGATGTGCTGCGGGTGGGAATCCGGGTGAGCGGTGCGGTGGCTACTGCACACGCGGCTGGCATTCTGCACCGCGACATCAAGCCCGCGAACGTGCTGACCAATGATTATGGGTGGCCGGCACTCACCGACTTCGGGATCTCATCTGCGCTTGACGAGGACATTCCGTTGCATACGAGCTCGCGTTCGCCTTTGACGGAAGAAAGTGGCTCGACCACTGGAGCGTCAATCGGCATGTCTGTGCCGTGGTCGCCTCCCGAAATGTTCGAGGACGACCCGAATCCAGATGTTCGAGCTGACGTGTTTTCACTCGCAGCGACGCTCTACACCCTGCTCGCCGGGCACACTCCGTTCGAGGTGCGAGGGCGATCCAACGGAGCGCTCGATCTCATAGGCCGTATCGAACGTGGTCTCATTACGCCGCTCACTCGAGACGACGTGCCGGCGAGTCTGCTTGCCGTCTTGCGAAAGGGCATGGCATCGCGCCGTGACGATCGGTTTGCGACCGCGCTCGACTTTGCTCGGGCATTGCAACGTGTCGAACTGGAATTGGGCTATGCACCGACAACAGTCGACGTGCCGAATCTGGCGGTTGACCAGGTAACCCATTCCGGTACCGATGCTGGTGATGACGATGCAACACGTGCCCGCGGTGTGGCAACCATCGATGCGCAGCCCGCATCCGCAACGTTGAAGTCGTTTGAGAAACCGCCGCAGATCCCTCTCGCGGGTAGCGGGAGCAGCGCAGACGAGACGCAACTGCGCGGCGCTCCTCACCGCGTTGTTCAGCCGCCCCAGCCAGAGCTTGGCGAGACCGTTGTTCGCCGACGGCCCGCGGCCGATCCGGTTGCCGATGTCACGACGGAACCGTTTGAGCTGACGAATGCCAGCGCGGCCACTGAAAAAGCTCCGCCCTCACGACGAAAAGCGGCGACCTGGATCATCGGCGGTGTTGCCGTTGTGCTGGGGGGCGCAGTCGCAATTGCGGTTCTCGTGACCAACCCCGTCTCAACAGAGCTGCCGCCCGTTTCCGCACCGACCGCAGCGCCCACCTCGGCGGTAGTGGAGACCGTGCCGACACCGGTATTGGTATCGGCAGAAGAGTCAGCAGGTTCGGTCACGTTCACGATTGACAACCCCGCTGCTGAAGAGGGTGATCGCATCATCTGGAAGCGTGTCGGGCGCGAGAGCGAACCGGTACGGCAATCTGATAATGGCGTCATCCCCGTCGATGGTTATGTTGCGGGATCGACGTTGTGCATTGATGTTCGCATTGTGCGTGCAGGCACCGAGTCTGCCAATCCTCTGGAGGCGTGTTTTCCCGAATGA
- a CDS encoding Glu/Leu/Phe/Val dehydrogenase family protein, whose translation MISHASTTLEAPVSALENADFTHENVLISTGKRSGLVITVAVHSTVLGQALGGARMWNYPHWTDAVADSLRLSAAMTLKNSAAGLNRGGGKSVIHIPMGVTLTADQKREAMLDLGDAIESLNGAYMTAEDVGTSAELMSIVAERTEHVCGLPADQGGAGEPADATAAGVHASILATCEALFGTRDLAGRHLVISGLGQVGGRLARSLTAAGAVLTVTDVNLDRKLLAAELDANWVDADEAHSVVADLYIPCGMGGALSPRVIRELNVSGVVGAANNQLAQHDGAEALAERGILWAPDFVVNGGGVIYLDMASEPDADADAIAKRVEAIGDTVTTIFRDAAAQGITTLDAAERLAQSRLVTVF comes from the coding sequence ATGATTTCGCACGCATCAACGACGCTAGAAGCCCCCGTATCCGCTCTCGAAAATGCGGATTTCACGCACGAGAACGTTCTGATTTCAACAGGCAAACGTTCGGGGCTTGTCATTACCGTTGCCGTTCATTCCACCGTTCTCGGCCAAGCCCTTGGCGGCGCCCGAATGTGGAACTATCCGCACTGGACCGACGCTGTCGCTGACTCCCTGCGCCTCTCCGCCGCGATGACGCTCAAGAACTCTGCGGCCGGCCTCAACCGTGGTGGCGGCAAGTCGGTCATCCATATCCCCATGGGCGTCACCCTCACGGCGGATCAGAAGCGTGAGGCCATGCTCGATCTCGGCGACGCCATCGAGAGCCTCAACGGCGCATATATGACGGCCGAAGATGTCGGCACGAGCGCCGAGCTCATGTCGATCGTTGCCGAGCGCACCGAACATGTGTGTGGTCTCCCTGCCGACCAGGGCGGCGCGGGCGAGCCGGCGGATGCCACCGCAGCAGGCGTGCACGCGAGCATCCTCGCCACCTGCGAAGCACTGTTCGGCACGCGGGACCTTGCCGGACGTCATCTCGTCATTTCTGGACTCGGCCAGGTCGGTGGCCGCTTGGCTCGCTCCCTCACCGCAGCCGGCGCTGTGCTCACCGTCACCGATGTCAACCTCGACCGCAAACTGCTTGCAGCAGAACTCGACGCCAACTGGGTTGACGCCGATGAAGCGCACAGCGTGGTTGCTGACCTCTACATCCCCTGCGGCATGGGCGGTGCGCTTAGCCCTCGCGTCATCCGCGAGCTCAACGTCAGCGGTGTTGTCGGAGCCGCGAATAACCAGCTTGCCCAGCATGATGGCGCCGAAGCCCTCGCCGAGCGCGGCATTCTCTGGGCGCCCGACTTCGTGGTGAACGGTGGCGGTGTGATCTACCTCGACATGGCTTCGGAGCCGGATGCGGATGCCGACGCCATTGCGAAGCGCGTCGAGGCCATCGGTGACACCGTGACCACGATCTTCCGCGATGCCGCAGCCCAGGGCATCACCACCTTGGACGCCGCAGAACGCCTCGCGCAGTCGCGCCTTGTCACCGTGTTCTAA
- a CDS encoding PP2C family serine/threonine-protein phosphatase — protein sequence MVSDQHEILLPSGPVTVKVSAASDRGSVRSLNEDSLLVLPQVYLVADGMGGHSFGDRASQCVVQSFARAVARHSFLTPEHIVQAITEANSAVIALRGEDDGVSGTTLSGIALVAVGADSEPRWMAFNVGDSRVYSWNGRELEQVTVDHSAVQELVDLGHITALEATSHPDRNVITRALGIHSHVNPDVWLLPVAARHTFLACSDGLTKELDDDLIAGILADRSALNDNETIADRLVAGAIAAGGSDNVTVIVVDAARAASADTAEEDTVDRAVSHHLEQTRPRK from the coding sequence ATGGTTTCGGATCAGCACGAAATTCTGCTGCCCAGTGGACCTGTCACCGTTAAAGTGTCGGCCGCATCCGACCGTGGATCCGTGCGCTCGCTCAATGAAGACAGCCTGCTTGTGCTGCCGCAGGTCTACCTTGTCGCCGACGGAATGGGTGGGCATTCCTTTGGAGATCGCGCAAGCCAATGCGTCGTGCAAAGCTTCGCTCGCGCTGTGGCACGCCACAGCTTTCTCACGCCGGAACATATTGTTCAGGCGATTACCGAAGCCAACTCGGCGGTCATCGCGCTCAGGGGAGAAGATGATGGGGTATCGGGTACGACCCTTTCCGGCATCGCTCTCGTTGCTGTCGGCGCCGATTCAGAACCGCGGTGGATGGCCTTCAACGTGGGAGACTCACGGGTTTATAGCTGGAACGGTCGTGAGCTCGAGCAGGTCACGGTCGACCACTCGGCCGTGCAAGAACTTGTCGACCTTGGCCACATCACCGCCCTCGAAGCGACATCGCACCCCGACCGTAACGTCATCACGCGTGCTCTCGGCATCCACTCGCACGTGAACCCCGACGTGTGGTTGCTCCCGGTCGCAGCCCGACACACTTTTTTGGCGTGCTCAGACGGGCTGACTAAGGAGCTCGACGACGATCTCATCGCCGGAATCCTCGCTGATCGTTCAGCGTTGAACGACAACGAAACAATTGCTGACCGGCTTGTTGCGGGTGCGATTGCCGCTGGTGGTTCCGACAACGTGACCGTCATCGTGGTGGATGCTGCCCGCGCAGCGAGCGCAGATACGGCAGAAGAAGACACCGTCGATCGCGCCGTCTCGCATCACCTCGAACAAACCCGACCCAGGAAGTAG
- a CDS encoding TerC/Alx family metal homeostasis membrane protein codes for MSVLLIILTADLIMAYKRPHIPSTKESALWVGFYVSLALVFALMMFLLGDVEQAGQFIAGWVTEYSLSIDNLFVFVIIMGRFSVPRKYQQEVLMVGILIALVLRGIFILLGAQLIENFSFIFYIFGAFLLYTAIRQVFEDHDDMEQTESGIIRYLRRHINISPNFDGGKVRTVIDGKKVFTPILVVFIALGITDLVFAIDSIPAIFGITTDPFIVFAANIFALMGLRQLYFLLGDLIDKLEYLHYGIAFVLAFIGVKLFFHAMHVNELPFINGGEPILWAPEIGTWTSLIVILAAMAVAVVASLSKMRRDKKRELAELSVD; via the coding sequence ATGTCAGTACTGCTGATCATTTTGACGGCCGACCTCATCATGGCCTACAAGCGCCCGCACATTCCGAGCACCAAGGAATCAGCATTGTGGGTTGGTTTCTATGTGAGCCTCGCCCTTGTTTTCGCTCTCATGATGTTCCTGCTCGGTGATGTCGAACAGGCCGGCCAATTCATTGCCGGTTGGGTCACGGAATACAGTCTCTCGATCGACAATCTCTTTGTCTTCGTGATTATCATGGGGCGTTTCTCGGTGCCGCGAAAGTACCAACAAGAGGTGCTGATGGTGGGCATCCTGATCGCTCTCGTGCTGCGCGGAATCTTCATTCTGCTCGGTGCGCAACTGATTGAGAACTTCAGCTTCATCTTCTACATCTTTGGTGCGTTCTTGCTCTACACGGCCATCCGTCAAGTGTTCGAAGACCACGACGACATGGAACAAACCGAGAGCGGCATCATCCGCTACTTGCGCAGACACATCAATATCTCCCCGAACTTCGACGGTGGCAAAGTTCGCACCGTGATCGACGGCAAAAAGGTCTTCACGCCGATTCTCGTGGTCTTTATCGCGCTGGGTATTACTGATCTCGTGTTCGCGATCGACTCGATTCCGGCAATCTTCGGAATCACGACCGACCCCTTCATCGTGTTCGCGGCCAACATCTTTGCTCTGATGGGCCTTCGCCAGTTGTACTTCCTTCTTGGCGATCTCATCGACAAGCTCGAGTACCTGCACTACGGCATCGCCTTCGTGCTCGCCTTCATCGGTGTCAAGTTGTTCTTCCACGCCATGCACGTCAATGAGCTGCCGTTTATCAACGGCGGAGAGCCGATTCTGTGGGCACCTGAGATTGGCACCTGGACCTCGCTGATCGTGATTCTTGCCGCGATGGCTGTTGCGGTTGTCGCGAGCCTCTCCAAGATGCGCCGCGACAAGAAGCGTGAGCTCGCCGAACTCTCGGTCGACTAA
- a CDS encoding thioredoxin domain-containing protein, which produces MKKALLPTFAALGILALVAAFVFVYVTAKNADTETASTTTSGSSELASAVASDSNYVDNVGSDAVTIVEFLDFECGACGQFYPYVEAMREVYDGDINYVVRYFPLPSHLNSMDAAIAAEAAAQQGEFEAMYHRLFETQGDWAGGTPPQTDVFRALAEEIGLDMDAYDAAVAEPATQARVEADFDAGVELGVNSTPTFFVDDEYIETSRLENLPEAVDAAVKG; this is translated from the coding sequence GTGAAGAAAGCCCTCCTGCCCACCTTTGCTGCACTGGGCATCCTCGCTCTCGTCGCCGCCTTCGTCTTTGTGTACGTGACGGCGAAGAACGCCGATACCGAGACAGCAAGCACCACCACTTCGGGCTCTTCCGAACTCGCCTCCGCTGTAGCGAGCGACTCGAATTACGTTGACAATGTCGGCTCCGATGCGGTCACTATTGTCGAATTCCTCGACTTCGAATGTGGAGCCTGCGGTCAGTTCTACCCCTACGTCGAGGCGATGCGCGAAGTGTACGACGGAGATATCAACTACGTCGTTCGCTACTTCCCGCTGCCTAGCCACCTCAACTCGATGGATGCCGCCATCGCGGCCGAGGCTGCTGCCCAGCAGGGCGAGTTCGAGGCCATGTACCACCGCCTCTTCGAAACTCAGGGCGACTGGGCCGGCGGAACTCCCCCACAGACTGATGTCTTCCGTGCACTGGCTGAAGAAATCGGTCTCGACATGGATGCCTATGATGCCGCCGTTGCCGAACCCGCCACGCAGGCGCGTGTCGAGGCTGACTTCGACGCCGGTGTTGAGCTGGGCGTCAACAGCACTCCCACCTTCTTCGTGGACGACGAATACATCGAGACGAGTCGTCTTGAAAATCTGCCGGAGGCTGTTGACGCCGCGGTCAAGGGCTAA
- a CDS encoding cation-translocating P-type ATPase: MSEECCGVDAPLKSRAPESVTLLGTASAGTTPDALPTSQADEALAPWWKDRALALPAASGALLAASVVVGWSGVADGVTFTLQFLSLLAGATTFVPGAVRRLLRGSLGVGLLMTIAAIGAVLLGHVGEAAALAFLFSIAEALEDRAMDRARQGLRALLSLIPDAVVVEREGAQLSVPTRDIVIGDVLVVRAGERVASDGIVVSGRGSIDTSAVTGESLPAAVDTGDAVLAGSINGEGALRIRTTAAGTDNSLTTIVRLVEEANGRKGERARLADRIARPLVPIVLGVAAAIVGFGFLVGDPELWTERALVVLVAASPCALAIAVPVTVISAIGSASKLGIIVKSGAAFERMGSIRTVAFDKTGTLTRNQPTLVAVETVDGVTRDEALSIAAALEAHSTHPLAHAVLAERPNHPEALEVREDAGRGISGTVNGVPVRAGSTRWMDAGELSPAALRLADDGMTVMAIERSGIVIGLLGIRDELRPDAAEAVSQLASAGIRTLMLTGDNSRTAATIAAEAGISDVRAELLPADKADAIAALSQESPTAMIGDGINDAPALATADVGIAMGATGSAAAVESADVAFTGSDLRLIPVALLHARRGRRIMTGNIVLSLAIIVGLFPLALTGVLGLAGVVLVHELAELVVIVNGLRAARLSHSLDSRSAVGAGRQSQPVRSLV; this comes from the coding sequence ATGAGCGAAGAATGCTGTGGTGTGGATGCTCCGCTCAAGTCACGCGCCCCCGAGTCCGTAACCCTGCTCGGCACCGCTTCCGCCGGCACCACCCCTGACGCACTCCCAACGTCACAAGCGGACGAGGCCCTCGCGCCGTGGTGGAAAGATCGAGCCCTCGCGCTGCCTGCAGCCTCGGGAGCGCTTCTCGCGGCATCCGTCGTTGTTGGCTGGTCCGGTGTCGCTGACGGGGTCACCTTCACCCTGCAGTTTCTGAGCCTCCTCGCGGGCGCAACAACGTTCGTGCCGGGTGCCGTGCGTCGCCTGCTCCGCGGCTCCCTCGGCGTTGGGCTACTGATGACAATTGCCGCCATCGGTGCGGTACTCCTGGGCCATGTCGGCGAGGCTGCCGCCCTCGCCTTCCTTTTCTCCATCGCCGAAGCGCTCGAAGATCGCGCAATGGATCGCGCACGCCAAGGATTGCGCGCTCTGCTCTCGCTTATTCCCGACGCGGTAGTGGTCGAGCGCGAAGGGGCCCAGCTGAGCGTACCGACTCGCGACATCGTGATCGGTGACGTTCTTGTCGTGCGCGCCGGTGAGCGCGTCGCCTCGGATGGCATCGTGGTGAGTGGTCGCGGCAGCATCGATACCTCCGCCGTGACGGGCGAATCGCTGCCCGCCGCGGTAGACACCGGCGACGCTGTGCTCGCCGGTTCGATCAACGGTGAGGGTGCTTTGCGCATCCGCACCACCGCGGCTGGCACCGACAACTCCCTGACAACCATCGTGCGCCTTGTCGAAGAAGCGAATGGGCGCAAGGGCGAACGTGCTCGACTGGCCGACAGAATCGCTCGTCCTCTCGTGCCGATCGTCTTGGGAGTCGCCGCCGCCATTGTTGGATTCGGCTTCCTCGTCGGCGATCCCGAACTCTGGACCGAACGAGCGCTCGTCGTGCTTGTGGCCGCATCGCCGTGCGCCCTCGCGATCGCCGTTCCTGTGACGGTCATCTCGGCGATTGGCTCCGCGAGCAAGCTCGGAATCATCGTGAAATCGGGCGCCGCCTTCGAACGCATGGGCAGCATCCGCACCGTTGCTTTCGACAAAACCGGCACGCTCACGCGAAACCAGCCAACCCTTGTTGCCGTCGAAACCGTCGATGGGGTGACGCGCGACGAGGCGCTCAGTATCGCCGCTGCGCTCGAAGCCCACAGCACGCACCCCCTCGCTCACGCGGTTCTTGCCGAACGACCCAACCACCCCGAAGCACTCGAGGTGCGCGAGGATGCCGGCCGCGGAATATCCGGCACCGTGAACGGCGTTCCCGTGCGCGCCGGCAGCACCCGCTGGATGGACGCCGGCGAGCTTTCGCCAGCCGCCCTGCGCCTCGCCGACGACGGCATGACCGTGATGGCCATCGAACGCTCCGGCATCGTGATCGGGCTACTCGGCATCCGCGACGAACTACGGCCCGACGCTGCGGAGGCTGTCTCGCAATTGGCGAGCGCGGGCATCCGCACCCTCATGCTCACCGGTGACAACTCCAGAACTGCAGCGACGATTGCGGCCGAAGCCGGGATCAGCGATGTGCGCGCCGAACTGCTTCCCGCCGACAAGGCCGATGCGATCGCCGCACTCTCCCAGGAGTCCCCCACGGCAATGATCGGTGATGGCATCAACGATGCGCCAGCACTCGCCACCGCCGACGTGGGTATCGCGATGGGTGCGACAGGCTCGGCAGCGGCGGTCGAGTCTGCCGATGTCGCCTTCACCGGCAGCGACCTGAGACTCATTCCGGTGGCGCTGCTTCATGCGCGGCGCGGGCGTCGCATCATGACCGGAAATATCGTGCTGTCGCTCGCGATCATCGTGGGTCTTTTCCCGCTGGCGCTCACGGGCGTTCTCGGCCTCGCCGGAGTGGTGCTCGTGCACGAGCTCGCCGAGCTGGTGGTCATCGTGAACGGCCTCCGCGCGGCTCGACTTTCGCATAGCCTTGATTCGCGCTCAGCAGTGGGCGCTGGCCGTCAATCCCAGCCTGTTCGGAGTCTCGTGTGA
- a CDS encoding acyl-CoA dehydrogenase family protein — protein sequence MPHLTATPTAIENRWADSARPTTPEGWLQRAQEVSDILAADAVERDVANQPPHAEVALLKSSGLVTLLGPTEHGGGGQAWETTYKVIRTIARGDGSIGQLLGYHYLWAWAARLVATDEQIIAVEKHYTENNYLFGGAVNPRDSDLLVTDEGDEIVFTGNKSFSTGGVVSDLTVLEGILEGTDTHVFAIVPTDQPAIVFNGDWDNLGQRLTESGSVQINGVRTGWSSALGFVNKEFQPLTYGTLNVPAIQLVFANFYLGIAQGAIEAASSYTRTKSRAWPYGGDNKAHASEEWYILEGYGELQSKLWADEALLNAVGAEISAVLHAPRTELTERRRGEIAVRIAAGKLRISDDGLEVATKVFELTGARASANSVGLDIFWRNLRTHSLHDPAPYKKREVGQYVLLNEVPEPSWYT from the coding sequence ATGCCACATCTCACTGCCACACCCACTGCAATCGAGAATCGCTGGGCGGATAGCGCCCGCCCCACCACGCCAGAGGGCTGGCTTCAGCGCGCTCAAGAAGTGTCTGACATCCTCGCGGCAGATGCCGTTGAGCGAGATGTCGCCAACCAGCCGCCGCACGCCGAAGTGGCGCTTCTCAAGAGCTCAGGGCTCGTTACGCTGCTCGGGCCGACCGAGCATGGCGGCGGTGGGCAGGCGTGGGAGACCACCTACAAGGTCATCCGCACGATTGCGCGGGGTGACGGCTCAATCGGGCAACTGCTCGGCTACCACTACCTCTGGGCGTGGGCGGCGCGCCTCGTCGCCACCGACGAGCAGATCATCGCCGTAGAAAAGCACTACACCGAGAACAACTACCTCTTTGGTGGTGCGGTAAATCCACGCGATTCCGATTTGCTTGTCACCGATGAGGGTGACGAGATCGTTTTCACCGGCAACAAGTCGTTCTCCACAGGCGGTGTCGTTTCGGATCTCACCGTGCTCGAGGGCATCCTCGAAGGAACCGACACTCATGTTTTTGCGATCGTGCCGACCGACCAGCCAGCAATCGTGTTCAACGGCGACTGGGACAATCTGGGCCAACGACTGACCGAATCCGGCTCCGTGCAGATCAATGGCGTGCGCACCGGATGGTCGTCAGCCCTCGGGTTCGTGAACAAAGAGTTTCAGCCGCTCACCTACGGCACTCTCAATGTGCCAGCGATCCAGTTGGTCTTCGCGAATTTCTATCTCGGCATTGCGCAAGGAGCGATCGAAGCCGCGTCGTCGTACACGCGCACCAAGAGCCGCGCCTGGCCCTATGGCGGTGACAACAAAGCTCACGCGAGCGAGGAGTGGTACATCCTCGAAGGCTATGGCGAGTTGCAATCCAAGCTATGGGCGGATGAGGCCCTGCTCAATGCTGTTGGCGCCGAAATCAGTGCGGTGCTTCACGCGCCGCGCACCGAGCTCACCGAACGCCGCCGTGGGGAAATCGCCGTGCGCATTGCAGCCGGGAAGCTGCGCATCAGCGACGACGGCTTGGAGGTCGCAACGAAGGTGTTCGAGCTGACGGGTGCTCGGGCATCCGCCAACTCAGTGGGCCTCGATATTTTCTGGCGCAACCTGCGCACCCACAGCCTGCACGACCCGGCGCCGTACAAGAAGCGCGAAGTCGGTCAGTATGTGCTGCTCAACGAAGTGCCAGAACCAAGTTGGTACACCTAA
- a CDS encoding FHA domain-containing protein: MKYLYAPPTDTSWSAVVGDELIVCVDSSEESLLATLWANRALGAQHAVEALSARGLAATPAFALVEWTAEHENPAGARVIVRGAVSVSLTTRAGNETVSGARVSTWAESYFDDVIDCTISVNESTATESLPIVAGVVKTARLNCTHNEEASQVHDVKVDEQVPGIRAALLGEAEASAAVAPVNAASPLSETTIADRPPGVADVAGVADVAQAVAEEPDIGRSSDLNNDGQGYDFLFGETVMRDVSEAANAHNDEAETPAAGGSNSAGATDLIGTAPQFSEPVAPVAVDRPEPEGDHDGMTIMTSDLVGLRSQRPAAAVDEVPLPPLSALYLQLSTGAREVLSQPILVGRAPTVSKVSGGSLPRLVTIPGDKDISRNHVQIVVEGGTVVVTDLHSRNGTHVALPGRQAQRLRAGEPTAVIVGTVIDLGGDVTLTVGEES, encoded by the coding sequence ATGAAATACCTTTATGCCCCACCGACTGACACATCGTGGTCGGCGGTCGTTGGTGACGAGCTAATCGTGTGTGTCGACTCGTCTGAGGAGAGTCTTCTCGCGACCCTGTGGGCGAATCGGGCGCTCGGCGCGCAACACGCAGTCGAAGCACTGAGTGCTCGAGGGTTAGCAGCAACTCCAGCATTCGCGCTTGTTGAGTGGACGGCTGAACACGAGAACCCTGCTGGCGCGCGAGTGATCGTTCGTGGCGCAGTGAGTGTCTCCCTGACTACTCGCGCGGGCAACGAAACGGTGAGCGGTGCGCGAGTCAGTACGTGGGCCGAGAGCTATTTCGATGACGTCATCGATTGCACCATTTCTGTCAACGAGTCCACTGCGACCGAGTCGCTACCTATCGTTGCTGGCGTGGTGAAGACAGCTCGCCTGAACTGCACGCATAACGAAGAAGCATCGCAAGTTCACGATGTGAAGGTTGACGAGCAGGTTCCCGGGATACGCGCCGCACTGCTTGGCGAGGCAGAAGCGTCCGCTGCGGTTGCCCCGGTGAACGCCGCAAGCCCACTATCGGAAACGACGATTGCTGACCGACCCCCTGGGGTCGCTGACGTAGCTGGGGTTGCTGACGTTGCTCAGGCTGTGGCCGAGGAACCCGACATTGGTCGATCGAGCGACCTCAATAATGATGGCCAAGGGTACGATTTTCTCTTCGGCGAGACAGTGATGCGCGACGTGTCTGAGGCTGCCAACGCGCATAACGATGAAGCTGAAACGCCAGCAGCTGGCGGTAGTAACTCCGCGGGGGCGACGGACCTGATCGGTACTGCACCGCAGTTCTCCGAACCGGTGGCTCCCGTAGCCGTCGACCGGCCAGAGCCGGAGGGCGATCACGACGGCATGACAATAATGACGAGTGATCTGGTTGGCCTTCGCTCGCAGCGCCCCGCTGCTGCTGTCGACGAGGTTCCTCTCCCGCCGCTGTCGGCGCTTTACTTGCAGCTTTCGACCGGTGCGCGCGAAGTGCTGTCGCAACCAATTCTGGTCGGCCGCGCGCCAACAGTGAGCAAGGTATCTGGCGGATCCCTCCCGCGGCTTGTCACGATCCCCGGAGATAAGGACATCTCCCGAAACCACGTTCAGATTGTCGTCGAAGGCGGAACGGTGGTTGTCACCGATTTGCACTCTCGAAATGGCACGCATGTTGCGCTACCCGGCCGCCAAGCGCAACGTTTGCGAGCTGGCGAACCGACGGCGGTTATCGTCGGCACTGTCATCGATCTCGGCGGCGACGTCACCCTCACCGTGGGCGAGGAGTCATAG
- a CDS encoding helix-turn-helix transcriptional regulator has product MLTIASRVDVMNRLGRAMTDPTRARILLSLLEKPGYPVQLAHDLELTRSNVSNHLTCLRGCGLVVATPEGRSTRYDISDPHLAHALNDLLNVVLAVDDGTPCAGENCNDPFCCTPNTTAEVTA; this is encoded by the coding sequence ATGCTGACCATTGCTTCTCGTGTCGATGTCATGAACCGCCTAGGCCGGGCCATGACCGACCCCACTCGCGCCCGCATTCTTCTCTCTCTACTCGAAAAGCCCGGGTATCCCGTGCAGCTGGCGCACGATCTCGAGCTCACACGCAGCAACGTCTCCAACCATCTCACCTGCCTGCGCGGCTGCGGGCTCGTCGTTGCGACACCTGAAGGTCGCTCGACCCGCTATGACATTTCGGACCCCCACCTTGCCCACGCCCTCAATGACCTCCTCAACGTCGTGCTCGCCGTCGATGACGGCACACCCTGCGCCGGCGAGAACTGCAACGACCCGTTCTGCTGCACCCCCAACACCACCGCCGAGGTGACCGCATGA